Proteins from one Enterobacter bugandensis genomic window:
- the xthA gene encoding exodeoxyribonuclease III: MKFVSFNINGLRARPHQLEAIVEQHQPDVIGLQETKVHDDMFPLEEVAKLGYNVFYHGQKGHYGVALLTKDTPVSVRRGFPGDGEEAQRRIIMAEVPSALGNITVINGYFPQGESRDHETKFPAKAKFYQDLQNYLTTELKKENPVLIMGDMNISPTDLDIGIGEENRKRWLRTGKCSFLPEEREWMERLLGWGLVDTFRNANPETQDRFSWFDYRSKGFDDNRGLRIDLLLASTPLAERCIETGIDYDIRSMEKPSDHAPVWAKFKL; this comes from the coding sequence ATGAAATTTGTCTCTTTTAATATCAACGGCCTGCGCGCCCGCCCTCATCAGCTAGAAGCCATCGTTGAGCAACATCAGCCAGATGTGATCGGCCTGCAGGAGACCAAGGTTCACGACGACATGTTCCCCCTCGAAGAGGTGGCGAAACTCGGCTACAACGTCTTTTACCACGGTCAGAAAGGTCACTATGGCGTCGCGCTGCTCACCAAAGACACGCCGGTTTCCGTGCGCCGCGGCTTCCCCGGCGACGGTGAAGAAGCCCAGCGCCGCATCATCATGGCGGAAGTGCCTTCCGCGCTCGGGAATATTACGGTCATTAACGGCTATTTCCCGCAGGGTGAGAGCCGCGATCACGAGACAAAATTCCCGGCCAAAGCGAAGTTTTATCAGGATCTGCAGAACTATCTGACGACCGAACTGAAAAAAGAGAATCCGGTGCTGATCATGGGCGACATGAACATCAGCCCGACGGATCTGGATATCGGCATCGGCGAAGAAAACCGCAAGCGCTGGCTGCGCACCGGCAAATGTTCTTTCCTGCCGGAAGAGCGTGAGTGGATGGAGCGCCTGCTGGGCTGGGGCCTGGTGGATACCTTCCGCAATGCCAACCCGGAAACGCAGGACCGCTTCTCGTGGTTTGACTACCGCTCGAAGGGCTTTGACGACAACCGCGGCCTGCGTATCGATCTGCTGCTGGCGAGTACGCCGCTGGCGGAGCGCTGCATCGAAACCGGCATCGACTACGACATCCGCAGCATGGAAAAACCGTCGGACCACGCGCCGGTATGGGCTAAATTCAAGCTGTAA
- the astA gene encoding arginine N-succinyltransferase, with the protein MMVIRPVERGDIAGLMQLAGKTGGGLTSLPADEKTLSARIERALQTWQGTLPKSEQGYVFVLEDTETGSVAGICAIEVAVGLNDPWYNYRVGTMVHASKELNVYNALPTLFLCNDHTGASELCTLFLDPAWRKEGNGYLLSKSRFMFMAAFRDRFNEKVVAEMRGVIDDKGYSPFWESLGERFFSMEFSRADYLCGTGQKAFIAELMPKHPIYTHFLTPEAQAVIGEVHPQTAPARAVLEKEGFRYRNYVDIFDGGPTLECDIDRVRAIRKSRLVEVSEGQPAPGDWPACLVANENYANFRAMLVRTNPKCERLVLTAAELDALKCNAGDTVRLVRLCPEEKTA; encoded by the coding sequence ATGATGGTCATCCGTCCCGTTGAGCGCGGCGATATTGCAGGGCTCATGCAGCTTGCCGGTAAGACGGGAGGCGGGCTGACCTCGCTTCCTGCCGATGAAAAAACGCTGTCGGCGCGCATTGAGCGCGCCCTGCAAACCTGGCAGGGGACGTTGCCAAAAAGCGAACAGGGTTACGTGTTCGTGCTGGAAGACACCGAAACGGGGAGCGTGGCCGGGATCTGCGCCATTGAAGTGGCCGTCGGGCTTAACGACCCGTGGTACAACTACCGCGTCGGCACCATGGTTCACGCCTCGAAAGAGTTGAACGTCTATAACGCGCTGCCCACGCTGTTTCTTTGCAATGACCACACGGGCGCCAGCGAGCTCTGTACGCTGTTCCTCGACCCGGCGTGGCGCAAAGAGGGCAACGGCTATCTGCTCTCCAAATCGCGCTTTATGTTTATGGCCGCTTTTCGCGATCGCTTTAACGAAAAAGTGGTGGCAGAGATGCGCGGCGTGATCGACGACAAAGGCTACTCGCCCTTCTGGGAGAGCCTGGGCGAGCGCTTCTTCTCGATGGAGTTCAGCCGGGCGGACTATCTCTGCGGCACCGGCCAGAAGGCATTTATCGCGGAGTTGATGCCTAAACATCCTATCTATACCCATTTCTTAACGCCGGAAGCGCAGGCGGTAATTGGCGAAGTGCATCCGCAAACCGCGCCTGCCCGCGCGGTGCTGGAGAAAGAGGGCTTCCGCTACCGTAACTATGTCGACATCTTTGACGGCGGGCCAACGCTTGAGTGCGATATCGACCGCGTGCGCGCCATCCGTAAAAGCCGCCTGGTTGAGGTATCCGAAGGCCAGCCCGCGCCGGGTGACTGGCCGGCATGCCTGGTGGCGAACGAAAATTACGCCAACTTCCGCGCCATGCTGGTGCGGACCAACCCGAAATGTGAACGTCTGGTGCTGACGGCTGCAGAGCTGGATGCCCTGAAATGTAACGCCGGCGATACGGTTCGCCTGGTGCGTCTCTGCCCTGAGGAGAAAACAGCATGA
- the astD gene encoding succinylglutamate-semialdehyde dehydrogenase, which yields MTLWINGDWVTGEGEQRVKTNPVGKEVLWKGNDASVAQVEQACRSARHAFPAWAKRPFAERQALIEKFAGLLEANKAELTRIIASETSKPRWEAATEVTAMINKIAISIKAYHTRTGEQHTEMPDGAATLRHRPHGVLAVFGPYNFPGHLPNGHIVPALLAGNTVIFKPSELTPLTGEAVVKLWEQAGLPPGVLNLVQGGRETGQALSALSDIDGLLFTGSAGTGYQLHRQLAGQPEKILALEMGGNNPLIVEDPDDIDAAVHLTIQSAFITAGQRCTCARRLLVKRGAQGDAFLKRLVEVSAGLVPATWDADPQPFIGGLISEQAALNVLNAWQDHVARGAKTLLEPKQVQPGTSLLTPGIVEMSGASSVPDEEVFGPLLCVWRYDDFDAAIAMANNTRYGLSSGLISPHREKFEQLLLEARAGIVNWNKPLTGAASTAPFGGVGASGNHRASAWYAADYCAWPMASLETPALTLPETLNPGLDFTKGEGHESA from the coding sequence ATGACATTATGGATTAACGGTGACTGGGTAACGGGCGAAGGCGAACAGCGCGTAAAAACCAATCCAGTTGGAAAAGAGGTGCTGTGGAAGGGAAATGACGCCAGCGTCGCGCAGGTCGAGCAGGCCTGCCGTTCCGCACGACACGCGTTTCCCGCGTGGGCAAAACGGCCATTCGCCGAGCGCCAGGCGCTTATTGAAAAATTTGCCGGACTGCTGGAGGCCAACAAGGCCGAGCTGACGCGCATCATCGCGTCCGAAACCAGCAAACCGCGCTGGGAAGCGGCGACCGAAGTGACGGCGATGATCAATAAAATCGCTATTTCGATTAAGGCGTACCACACCCGCACCGGCGAGCAGCATACTGAGATGCCGGACGGCGCGGCCACGCTGCGCCACCGTCCGCACGGCGTGCTGGCGGTGTTTGGCCCGTATAACTTCCCTGGGCATCTGCCGAATGGTCACATTGTCCCCGCGCTGCTGGCGGGCAATACCGTCATCTTCAAACCGAGCGAGCTTACGCCGTTAACCGGCGAGGCGGTGGTGAAACTGTGGGAGCAGGCCGGGCTGCCGCCGGGCGTGCTGAACCTCGTGCAGGGCGGGAGGGAAACCGGTCAGGCGCTGAGCGCGCTGAGCGATATCGACGGCCTGCTGTTTACCGGCAGCGCCGGAACGGGCTATCAGCTGCACCGCCAGCTGGCGGGGCAGCCGGAGAAAATTCTGGCGCTGGAGATGGGCGGCAACAACCCGCTGATTGTCGAAGATCCTGACGATATCGATGCCGCGGTGCACCTGACGATCCAGTCCGCCTTTATTACCGCCGGACAGCGCTGCACCTGCGCCCGTCGCCTGCTGGTCAAGCGCGGCGCGCAGGGGGATGCCTTCCTGAAGCGTCTGGTAGAGGTGAGCGCGGGGCTGGTGCCTGCCACGTGGGATGCCGACCCGCAGCCGTTTATCGGCGGGTTGATCTCCGAACAGGCCGCGCTGAACGTGCTCAACGCCTGGCAGGACCACGTTGCACGCGGGGCGAAAACCCTGCTGGAGCCGAAGCAGGTTCAGCCGGGTACCTCGCTGCTGACGCCGGGCATCGTAGAGATGAGCGGTGCGAGCAGCGTGCCGGATGAAGAGGTGTTTGGCCCGCTGCTGTGCGTCTGGCGTTACGACGATTTTGATGCGGCCATTGCGATGGCGAATAACACCCGCTACGGCCTGTCGAGCGGGCTGATATCGCCGCATCGCGAGAAGTTTGAACAACTGCTGCTGGAAGCGCGTGCCGGGATCGTCAACTGGAATAAACCGCTGACCGGGGCGGCGAGCACCGCGCCGTTCGGCGGCGTGGGCGCCTCGGGCAACCATCGCGCCAGCGCCTGGTATGCCGCCGATTACTGCGCGTGGCCGATGGCGAGTCTGGAAACCCCGGCGCTGACGCTGCCGGAGACGCTTAACCCGGGGCTCGATTTTACGAAGGGAGAAGGCCATGAAAGCGCGTGA
- a CDS encoding ABC transporter permease family protein: MAASLRHPLGWLVWLAMTVIYLPILPAGTVLFAPAFSVTNWQRLLNDPQLPQAAVATLVSTLIATLGTLFIALSLVALFWPGTRWRRLSTRLPWLLAIPHVAFATSALLLFAEGGLFYQVCTVCSPPFDRYGVGLGLTLAVKESAFVLWAIYAVLPEKGLAQQKIVLQTFGYGRFQTLSWLILPAIAPVLGAVMLAVLAWSLSVVDVAIVLGPGNPPTLAVLAWQWLSQGDAQQQVKGTLLCLVLLLLLAALAALGYGLWKVWRRAIPDLSGTRRRLHLVLPERAFSGFLPACGLLCAAVLLMLAQRDDVGPMGTSFSFGLLSSLIALIVIFLWLEWGPQRGAAWVWLPLALPALPLVTGQYAIALHLGLDGGFIAVLWSHLLWVLPWMLLVLQPAWRRIDPRLILTARTLGWRRAKIFCLLKCPLLVRPALLAFATGFSVSMAQYMPTLWLGAGRFATLTTETVALSSGGSIPVLANRALGLLMVTGVVFGLAALLSRLAGRYRQGLR, from the coding sequence ATGGCTGCGTCGTTACGGCACCCTTTAGGCTGGCTTGTCTGGCTGGCGATGACGGTGATTTATCTGCCGATCCTGCCCGCTGGCACCGTGCTGTTCGCGCCGGCCTTTTCCGTGACGAACTGGCAGCGGCTGCTAAACGATCCTCAGTTGCCGCAGGCAGCCGTTGCCACGCTGGTCTCAACGCTTATCGCTACGCTGGGGACCTTGTTTATCGCCCTTTCCCTCGTGGCTCTTTTCTGGCCCGGCACCCGCTGGCGGCGCCTCAGCACGCGCCTGCCGTGGCTGCTGGCGATCCCCCACGTGGCCTTCGCCACCAGCGCGCTACTGCTGTTTGCCGAGGGCGGACTGTTTTATCAGGTTTGTACCGTCTGTTCGCCGCCGTTTGACCGCTACGGCGTAGGGCTGGGCCTGACGCTCGCGGTCAAAGAGAGCGCATTCGTGCTGTGGGCCATTTACGCCGTGCTGCCGGAAAAAGGGCTCGCGCAGCAGAAGATCGTCCTGCAAACCTTTGGCTACGGACGTTTTCAGACGCTCAGCTGGCTGATCCTTCCGGCGATCGCGCCCGTCCTCGGGGCGGTGATGCTGGCGGTGCTGGCGTGGTCGCTGTCGGTTGTGGACGTGGCGATCGTTCTCGGGCCCGGCAACCCGCCCACGCTGGCCGTGCTGGCCTGGCAGTGGCTGAGCCAGGGCGACGCGCAGCAGCAGGTGAAAGGAACGCTGCTGTGTCTGGTGCTCCTTCTTTTGCTGGCCGCGCTTGCCGCGCTGGGGTACGGCCTGTGGAAAGTCTGGCGTCGCGCGATTCCGGACCTGAGCGGGACGCGCCGCAGGTTGCATCTCGTCCTGCCTGAACGCGCATTCAGCGGCTTTTTGCCCGCATGCGGCCTCCTTTGCGCCGCCGTGCTGTTGATGCTGGCGCAGCGGGACGACGTAGGTCCCATGGGAACCAGCTTCTCCTTCGGTCTGCTTTCGAGCCTTATCGCCCTGATCGTCATTTTTCTCTGGCTGGAATGGGGGCCGCAGCGCGGCGCGGCATGGGTGTGGCTACCGCTCGCCCTTCCGGCACTCCCGCTCGTCACCGGGCAATACGCGATTGCTTTGCATCTGGGTCTCGACGGAGGCTTTATCGCCGTCCTCTGGAGCCATCTGCTGTGGGTGCTACCGTGGATGCTGCTGGTGCTGCAGCCCGCCTGGCGGCGGATCGATCCCCGGCTTATCCTTACCGCCAGAACGCTCGGCTGGCGGCGGGCAAAAATTTTCTGCCTGCTGAAATGTCCCCTGCTGGTGCGTCCTGCGCTGCTGGCCTTTGCCACCGGTTTTTCCGTCAGCATGGCCCAATATATGCCGACCCTGTGGCTGGGCGCGGGACGTTTCGCCACGCTGACCACCGAGACCGTCGCGCTCAGCAGCGGAGGCAGCATCCCGGTTCTCGCTAACCGTGCCCTGGGATTACTGATGGTCACGGGCGTCGTATTCGGTCTTGCTGCGCTGTTATCCCGGCTCGCGGGCCGCTACCGTCAAGGATTACGTTAA
- the astC gene encoding succinylornithine/acetylornithine transaminase — protein MSLSITRENFDEWMMPVYAPAAFIPVRGEGSRLWDQQGKEYIDFAGGIAVNALGHAHPALRQALNDQAAKFWHTGNGFTNEPALRLAKKLIDATFAEKVFFCNSGAEANEAALKLARKYAHDKFGAHKSGIVAFKNAFHGRTLFTVSAGGQPSYSQDFAPLPPDIRHGIYNDLQSASELINDTTCAVIVEPMQGEGGVLPAQKAFLQGLRELCDRHDAVLIFDEVQTGVGRTGELYAYMHYGVTPDVLSTAKALGGGFPIGATLTTDKFASVMTVGTHGTTYGGNPLATAVAGQVLDIINTPEVLKGVKQRHEWFVERLNAINGKLGLFKEIRGLGLLIGCELTAEFAGKAKLISQEAAKAGVMVLIAGANVVRFAPALIVSEEEVQTGLDRFALACEKVKSGVSS, from the coding sequence ATGTCTCTGTCAATTACGCGTGAAAATTTCGATGAATGGATGATGCCGGTTTACGCTCCGGCGGCTTTTATTCCGGTTCGCGGGGAAGGCTCACGCCTGTGGGATCAGCAGGGTAAAGAGTATATCGACTTTGCCGGGGGGATTGCGGTGAATGCGCTGGGTCATGCCCACCCGGCGCTGCGTCAGGCGCTGAACGACCAGGCGGCGAAGTTCTGGCATACCGGCAACGGCTTTACCAACGAGCCCGCACTGCGCCTGGCGAAAAAGCTGATTGACGCGACCTTCGCTGAAAAAGTCTTTTTCTGTAACTCCGGCGCGGAAGCCAACGAAGCGGCGCTGAAGCTGGCGCGCAAATATGCCCACGACAAGTTTGGGGCGCACAAGAGCGGGATTGTGGCGTTTAAAAATGCCTTCCACGGGCGCACGCTCTTTACCGTGAGCGCGGGCGGCCAGCCTTCTTATTCGCAGGATTTCGCTCCGCTGCCGCCGGATATTCGCCACGGCATTTATAACGATCTGCAGTCCGCCAGCGAGCTGATTAACGACACCACCTGCGCGGTGATTGTCGAACCGATGCAGGGCGAGGGTGGCGTACTTCCGGCGCAAAAGGCATTCCTGCAGGGGCTGCGCGAGCTGTGCGACCGTCACGACGCGGTCCTGATTTTCGACGAAGTGCAGACCGGCGTGGGCCGCACCGGCGAGCTGTATGCCTACATGCACTACGGCGTGACGCCGGACGTTCTCTCTACCGCCAAAGCGCTGGGCGGCGGCTTCCCGATTGGCGCGACGCTGACCACTGATAAATTCGCCAGCGTGATGACCGTGGGCACCCACGGCACCACCTACGGCGGCAACCCGCTGGCAACCGCCGTCGCCGGACAGGTTCTCGACATCATTAACACCCCTGAGGTGCTGAAGGGCGTTAAGCAGCGTCACGAGTGGTTCGTTGAGCGCCTGAACGCCATTAACGGCAAGCTTGGCCTGTTTAAAGAAATTCGCGGCCTGGGGCTGTTGATCGGCTGCGAGCTCACGGCTGAGTTTGCCGGAAAAGCGAAGCTTATTTCACAGGAAGCGGCAAAAGCGGGCGTGATGGTGCTGATTGCCGGTGCCAACGTGGTGCGTTTTGCCCCTGCGCTGATTGTCAGCGAGGAAGAGGTGCAAACCGGTCTGGATCGTTTTGCGCTGGCGTGTGAGAAGGTGAAATCCGGGGTGTCATCATGA
- a CDS encoding ABC transporter substrate-binding protein, translated as MRFCTFLTGLLLAAPLYAADGWQAIQQQAKGQTVWFNAWGGDPAVNRYLEWVSGEMQTHYAIALKIVPLADAADAVKRIQTEAAAGRKTNGSVDLLWVNGENFRTLKEANLLQTGWAQGLPNWRYVDTRKPVTEDFAIPTDGAESPWGGAQLTFIARKASMPMPPEDPQALLAYAQQHPGKVSYPRPPDFTGTAFLEQLLLTLTANPEALQKAPDDTFAQVTAPLWAYLDKLHPLLWREGKDFPPSPARMDALLASGSLNLSLTFNPAHAQQKVASGELPADSYSFGFRDGMLGNVHFVAIPANASASAGAKVVANFLLSPQAQIRKADPAIWGDPSVLDAKTLPEGEAKQLQAHTPQGLPKVLPEPQSAWVNALEQEWLRRYGTL; from the coding sequence GTGCGTTTTTGCACGTTTCTGACCGGTCTGCTGCTGGCAGCCCCCCTCTATGCCGCCGACGGCTGGCAAGCTATTCAACAGCAGGCCAAAGGCCAGACCGTCTGGTTTAACGCCTGGGGCGGCGATCCGGCGGTTAACCGCTACCTTGAGTGGGTCAGCGGTGAGATGCAAACGCACTATGCCATCGCCCTAAAAATCGTCCCGCTGGCGGATGCCGCCGATGCGGTCAAACGTATTCAGACGGAAGCCGCCGCAGGGCGTAAGACCAACGGCTCGGTCGACCTCCTGTGGGTGAACGGCGAGAACTTCCGCACGCTAAAAGAGGCGAACCTGCTGCAAACCGGGTGGGCGCAGGGTCTGCCCAACTGGCGCTATGTCGATACCCGTAAACCCGTTACGGAAGATTTTGCGATTCCAACCGACGGGGCGGAATCGCCGTGGGGCGGCGCGCAGCTGACTTTTATCGCCCGCAAAGCCAGCATGCCAATGCCGCCGGAGGATCCGCAGGCGCTGCTGGCGTACGCGCAGCAGCACCCGGGCAAGGTGAGCTATCCTCGCCCACCCGATTTTACCGGCACGGCCTTTCTTGAGCAGCTGCTGCTGACGCTTACGGCGAATCCCGAGGCGTTACAAAAAGCGCCTGATGATACGTTTGCCCAGGTTACGGCGCCGCTCTGGGCCTACCTCGATAAACTGCACCCGCTGCTGTGGCGTGAAGGAAAAGACTTCCCTCCCTCACCCGCCCGGATGGATGCCCTGCTCGCCAGCGGAAGTCTGAACCTGTCGCTGACCTTTAACCCGGCGCATGCGCAGCAAAAAGTGGCGAGCGGCGAACTGCCTGCCGACAGCTATAGCTTTGGTTTTCGCGACGGGATGCTCGGCAACGTGCATTTTGTCGCTATTCCGGCTAATGCCAGCGCGAGCGCGGGGGCGAAAGTGGTCGCCAATTTCCTGCTGTCGCCGCAGGCGCAGATCCGCAAGGCCGACCCGGCCATTTGGGGGGATCCGAGCGTGCTGGATGCGAAAACGCTGCCCGAAGGTGAAGCGAAACAGCTGCAGGCCCACACGCCTCAGGGGCTGCCGAAGGTGCTCCCGGAGCCGCAGTCCGCGTGGGTGAACGCGCTGGAGCAGGAATGGCTGCGTCGTTACGGCACCCTTTAG
- a CDS encoding ATP-binding cassette domain-containing protein, translating into MLKVNDLTIEPLFRKVNFCVPRGEIVTLMGPSGSGKSTLFAWMVGALSEDFQARGELWIGERRCDGLPVESRGLGILFQDALLFDPFSVGQNLLLALPERIAGRARREAVEQALDSAGLGGHYASDPATLSGGERARVSLLRALLAEPQALLLDEPFSRLDKALRTTFRAWVFDAVRARNIPVVLVTHDEDDIPPGGEVIEISRWQ; encoded by the coding sequence ATGCTGAAGGTCAACGATCTCACCATCGAACCGCTTTTCCGCAAGGTCAATTTTTGCGTACCCCGCGGGGAGATAGTCACCCTGATGGGGCCGTCCGGCAGCGGCAAATCGACCCTCTTTGCCTGGATGGTCGGCGCGCTGTCAGAGGATTTTCAGGCGCGGGGCGAGCTGTGGATCGGCGAACGCCGCTGCGACGGTTTGCCCGTCGAATCCCGCGGTCTGGGGATTCTTTTTCAGGACGCGCTGCTGTTCGACCCTTTCAGCGTTGGGCAAAATTTGCTGCTGGCCTTGCCTGAGCGGATCGCGGGACGCGCACGGCGGGAAGCGGTCGAGCAGGCGCTGGATTCCGCCGGGCTTGGCGGTCATTACGCCAGCGATCCGGCCACCCTTTCCGGCGGAGAGCGCGCCCGGGTGAGCCTGCTGCGCGCCCTGCTCGCAGAGCCGCAGGCGCTGCTGCTGGACGAACCGTTCAGCCGCCTTGATAAAGCGTTACGCACGACGTTCCGGGCATGGGTATTTGACGCCGTCCGCGCGCGCAATATTCCGGTGGTGCTGGTCACCCATGACGAGGACGATATTCCGCCCGGCGGCGAGGTGATTGAGATTTCTCGCTGGCAATAA
- the astB gene encoding N-succinylarginine dihydrolase, with protein sequence MKAREVNFDGLVGLTHHYAGLSFGNEASTKHRFQVSNPKLAAKQGLLKMKALADAGFPQAVIPPQERPNVAVLRQLGFSGTDEQVVEKAGTQTPHLLSAASSASSMWVANAATVAPSADTLDGKVHLTVANLNNKFHRATEADTTERVLRAIFKHDAHFEIHQALPQVAMFGDEGAANHNRLGGDYGDPAVQLFIYGREEGGHAAPTRYPARQTLAASQAVARLNQVNPSQVIFAQQNPHVIDQGVFHNDVIAVSNRQVLFCHEQAFAHQDKLLATLHERVPGFMPIQVPTQAVSVQDAVETYLFNSQLLSRDDGSMMLVLPQESRDHRGVWRYLTELVKADNPIDELRVFDLRESMANGGGPACLRLRVVLTPNEIQAVNPAVMMNETLFNTLNDWVDRYYRDRLTQADLVDPQLLREGREALDALSSILQLGSVYPFQR encoded by the coding sequence ATGAAAGCGCGTGAAGTCAACTTTGACGGGCTGGTGGGGCTGACGCACCACTATGCCGGTCTCTCCTTTGGTAATGAAGCCTCGACGAAGCACCGCTTTCAGGTCTCCAACCCGAAGCTGGCGGCGAAGCAGGGGCTGCTAAAAATGAAGGCGCTCGCGGATGCCGGCTTCCCGCAGGCCGTGATCCCGCCGCAGGAACGCCCTAACGTGGCGGTGCTGCGCCAGCTAGGATTTAGCGGTACGGACGAGCAGGTCGTCGAAAAAGCGGGTACGCAGACGCCGCATTTGCTCTCTGCGGCAAGCTCTGCCTCTTCAATGTGGGTGGCAAACGCGGCCACCGTCGCGCCGTCAGCCGATACGCTGGATGGTAAAGTCCATCTGACGGTGGCGAACCTGAATAATAAGTTTCATCGCGCCACCGAAGCGGACACCACCGAGCGCGTGCTGCGCGCTATTTTCAAGCATGACGCCCATTTTGAGATCCATCAGGCCCTGCCGCAGGTGGCGATGTTTGGCGACGAAGGCGCGGCCAACCATAACCGGCTGGGTGGCGATTACGGCGATCCCGCCGTGCAGCTGTTTATCTACGGGCGGGAAGAGGGCGGCCACGCCGCGCCAACCCGTTATCCAGCGCGTCAGACGCTCGCGGCCAGCCAGGCGGTTGCGCGCCTGAACCAGGTCAATCCTTCCCAGGTGATTTTTGCCCAGCAGAACCCGCACGTGATCGACCAGGGCGTGTTCCATAACGACGTGATTGCCGTGTCCAACCGCCAGGTGCTGTTCTGCCATGAGCAGGCCTTTGCCCATCAGGATAAGCTGCTCGCCACGCTGCACGAACGCGTGCCCGGCTTTATGCCGATCCAGGTGCCAACGCAGGCGGTCAGCGTGCAGGACGCGGTCGAAACCTATCTGTTCAACAGCCAGCTGCTGAGCCGCGATGACGGCAGCATGATGCTGGTGCTGCCGCAGGAGTCCCGGGATCATCGGGGCGTGTGGCGCTACCTCACCGAACTGGTGAAGGCTGATAACCCGATTGACGAGCTGCGCGTGTTTGACCTGCGCGAAAGCATGGCTAACGGCGGTGGTCCCGCCTGTCTGCGCCTGCGGGTCGTGTTAACGCCAAATGAAATACAGGCCGTTAACCCCGCAGTCATGATGAATGAGACGCTCTTTAACACCCTGAACGACTGGGTGGACCGCTACTATCGCGACCGGTTGACGCAGGCCGATCTGGTTGACCCGCAGCTGCTGCGCGAAGGGCGCGAGGCGCTGGACGCGTTATCGTCAATCCTGCAGCTGGGCTCGGTTTACCCGTTCCAGCGCTAA
- a CDS encoding TVP38/TMEM64 family protein translates to MNIRKILFLCALLGAFLMTFVILPPDTLSLAGIKTHQQTLLSHVDHAPLRSALIFFALYVAVSALSIPGAAVLTLLGGALFTLWEGTVLVSFASTLGATLAMLASRYLLRDWVQRRFARQMATVNAGMARDGAGYLFALRLMPLFPFFLVNLLMGLTRITVRRYWWVSQLAMLPATVIFLNAGRELGKVASLRDILSPGVVFAFTLLGLLPLVTRRLFSRYLPADKK, encoded by the coding sequence GTGAATATACGAAAAATACTCTTCCTGTGCGCCCTTCTGGGCGCATTTCTTATGACATTTGTCATTCTGCCGCCTGACACGCTCTCTCTGGCAGGAATTAAAACCCACCAGCAGACGCTACTCTCCCATGTCGACCACGCGCCGCTGCGTAGCGCGCTGATCTTCTTTGCGCTTTACGTGGCGGTTTCCGCTCTCTCGATACCCGGCGCGGCGGTTCTGACCCTGCTGGGCGGGGCGTTATTTACGCTGTGGGAAGGCACCGTGCTGGTTTCGTTTGCCTCCACGCTCGGGGCCACGCTGGCGATGCTCGCCAGCCGTTACCTGCTGCGCGACTGGGTGCAGCGGCGGTTTGCCCGACAGATGGCAACGGTAAATGCGGGCATGGCGCGCGACGGCGCGGGCTATCTTTTTGCCCTGCGCCTGATGCCGCTGTTCCCGTTTTTCCTGGTGAATTTACTGATGGGGCTGACCCGCATCACGGTCCGGCGCTACTGGTGGGTCAGCCAGCTCGCCATGCTGCCCGCGACGGTTATCTTTCTGAACGCCGGGCGGGAACTGGGAAAAGTGGCATCGCTGCGCGATATTTTGTCGCCGGGCGTGGTATTCGCCTTTACACTACTGGGGTTATTACCGCTGGTTACGCGCCGGCTGTTTTCCCGCTATCTCCCTGCTGATAAAAAGTGA